In a genomic window of Variovorax paradoxus:
- a CDS encoding heavy metal translocating P-type ATPase, whose amino-acid sequence MTNQNTLDRDIRGGAAPAGAHGHDHGHAHDHGHAPAAAPPAHDACCSHTGCGSASVSAFVSAPEPADLPKGATLFRIPTMDCAVEESEIRRALEPVAGIGALRFRLGERTMAITADEAALAEALAAIRKAGFKPEPVAAPAPGAARSIEPAGWKSAGLARLVAALLLAIGAESVSFLALEGRGFMVFEMGLALAAIALAGLDTYKKGFAALVRGRLNINALMAVAVTGAFFIGQWPEAAMVMALYAIAELIEARAVDRARNAIQSLLALAPEQAEVRQPDGGWRTVPASEVPLGAVVRIRPGERVALDGVVTAGSSAIDQAPVTGESIPVDKTVGDTVFAGTINQTAGLEFRVTAVAANTTLARIIHAVEEAQGTRAPTQRFVDRFAAIYTPAVFALALAIALFTPWAMGWTWLEAIYKALVLLVIACPCALVISTPVTVVSALASAARRGILIKGGTYLEEARKLKAVALDKTGTITEGKPRLVESEVLGATAGGDAAVLAIAASIAGRSDHPVSRAIAEGLKSVDPALEEVQDFAALPGRGVEAVHGGQRYALANHRLIEERGLCTPAIEAALQRHEEAGRTVTLLASEQAVLALFAVADTIKPSSQAAVAELRALGVVPVMLTGDNAATARTIGAHAGIEDVRGNLLPEEKLDAVKAMQQRYGMAAMTGDGINDAPALAQADIGFAMGGAGTDTAMEAADVVIMNDDLRRIPETIRLSRRAHAVLWQNITLALGIKGVFFVLAVFGSATMWMAVFADMGASLLVVANGLRLMRAEKNAA is encoded by the coding sequence ATGACGAACCAGAACACGCTCGACAGGGATATTCGGGGGGGCGCGGCGCCCGCCGGCGCGCACGGCCATGACCATGGCCATGCGCACGATCACGGCCATGCGCCCGCGGCCGCGCCGCCCGCGCACGACGCCTGCTGCAGCCACACGGGCTGCGGCTCGGCCTCGGTCTCGGCCTTCGTGTCGGCGCCGGAGCCGGCCGACCTGCCCAAGGGCGCGACCTTGTTCCGCATTCCCACCATGGACTGCGCGGTCGAGGAGTCCGAGATCCGCCGCGCGCTCGAGCCCGTGGCCGGCATCGGCGCGCTGCGCTTCCGGCTCGGCGAACGCACGATGGCGATCACCGCCGACGAGGCGGCGCTGGCCGAGGCCCTGGCGGCGATCCGCAAGGCCGGCTTCAAGCCCGAGCCGGTGGCCGCGCCGGCGCCGGGCGCGGCACGCAGCATCGAGCCCGCGGGCTGGAAGAGCGCCGGCCTCGCGCGCCTGGTCGCGGCGCTGTTGCTCGCCATCGGCGCCGAGTCCGTCTCCTTCCTCGCGCTCGAGGGCCGGGGCTTCATGGTCTTCGAGATGGGGCTCGCGCTCGCGGCCATCGCGCTCGCGGGCCTCGACACCTACAAGAAGGGCTTCGCGGCGCTGGTGCGCGGCCGGCTCAACATCAATGCGCTGATGGCGGTGGCCGTGACCGGCGCCTTCTTCATCGGCCAGTGGCCCGAGGCCGCGATGGTGATGGCGCTCTATGCGATCGCCGAGCTGATCGAGGCGCGTGCCGTGGACCGCGCGCGCAACGCGATCCAGAGCCTGCTGGCGCTGGCGCCCGAGCAGGCCGAGGTGCGCCAGCCCGACGGCGGCTGGCGGACCGTGCCCGCGAGCGAGGTGCCGCTGGGCGCGGTGGTGCGCATCCGCCCCGGCGAACGCGTGGCGCTCGACGGCGTGGTCACGGCCGGCAGCAGCGCGATCGACCAGGCGCCGGTCACGGGCGAGAGCATCCCGGTCGACAAGACCGTGGGCGACACCGTCTTCGCCGGCACCATCAACCAGACCGCGGGGCTCGAGTTCCGCGTCACCGCGGTGGCCGCCAACACCACGCTGGCGCGCATCATCCACGCGGTGGAGGAGGCGCAGGGCACGCGCGCGCCCACGCAGCGCTTCGTCGATCGCTTCGCCGCGATCTACACGCCGGCCGTGTTCGCGCTCGCGCTGGCCATCGCGCTGTTCACGCCCTGGGCCATGGGCTGGACCTGGCTCGAGGCGATCTACAAGGCGCTGGTGCTGCTGGTCATCGCCTGCCCCTGCGCGCTGGTGATCTCCACGCCGGTGACGGTGGTGAGCGCGCTGGCCTCGGCCGCGCGGCGCGGCATCCTGATCAAGGGCGGCACCTACCTCGAGGAGGCGCGCAAGCTCAAGGCGGTGGCGCTCGACAAGACCGGCACCATCACCGAGGGCAAGCCCAGGCTGGTCGAGTCCGAGGTGCTCGGCGCCACGGCCGGCGGCGACGCTGCGGTGCTTGCCATCGCGGCCAGCATCGCGGGGCGTTCCGACCACCCGGTGTCCAGGGCCATCGCCGAGGGGCTGAAGTCGGTCGACCCTGCGCTCGAGGAGGTGCAGGACTTCGCCGCGCTGCCCGGCCGCGGCGTGGAAGCCGTGCACGGCGGTCAACGCTACGCGCTGGCCAACCACCGGCTGATCGAGGAGCGCGGCCTGTGCACGCCCGCGATCGAGGCCGCGCTCCAGCGCCACGAGGAAGCCGGCCGCACCGTCACCCTGCTGGCCTCGGAACAGGCGGTGCTCGCGCTGTTCGCGGTGGCCGACACCATCAAGCCCTCGTCGCAGGCCGCGGTCGCCGAGCTGCGCGCGCTCGGCGTGGTGCCCGTGATGCTGACCGGCGACAACGCCGCCACCGCCCGGACCATCGGCGCGCATGCCGGCATCGAGGACGTGCGCGGCAACCTGCTGCCCGAGGAGAAGCTCGACGCCGTGAAGGCGATGCAGCAGCGCTACGGCATGGCCGCCATGACCGGCGACGGCATCAACGACGCGCCCGCGCTCGCGCAGGCCGACATCGGCTTCGCGATGGGCGGCGCCGGCACCGACACCGCGATGGAGGCGGCCGACGTGGTGATCATGAACGACGACCTGCGCCGCATTCCCGAGACCATCCGGCTGTCGCGCCGCGCGCATGCGGTGCTGTGGCAGAACATCACGCTGGCGCTCGGCATCAAGGGCGTGTTCTTCGTGCTCGCGGTGTTCGGCAGCGCGACCATGTGGATGGCCGTGTTCGCCGACATGGGCGCGAGCCTGCTGGTGGTGGCGAACGGGCTGCGCCTGATGCGCGCCGAGAAGAACGCCGCCTGA
- the cadR gene encoding Cd(II)/Pb(II)-responsive transcriptional regulator, which produces MKIGDLAKAANTPVETIRYYEREGLLPAPARTEGNYRIYGEDHAQRLGFVRRCRSLDMTLDEIRSLLKFRDAPQEDCGEVNQLLDDHIGHVAARIAELRTLEKQLKALRRQCGGADSAQPCGIIQELDAVALEAEGFGQHAGHVHGALHAPARR; this is translated from the coding sequence ATGAAAATCGGTGATCTGGCCAAGGCCGCGAACACGCCCGTCGAGACCATCCGCTACTACGAGCGCGAAGGCCTGCTGCCCGCGCCCGCGCGCACCGAGGGCAACTACCGCATCTACGGCGAGGACCATGCGCAGCGCCTGGGCTTCGTGCGCCGCTGCCGCTCGCTCGACATGACGCTCGACGAGATCCGCAGCCTGCTGAAATTCCGCGATGCGCCGCAGGAGGACTGCGGCGAGGTCAACCAGCTGCTCGACGACCACATCGGCCACGTGGCGGCGCGCATCGCCGAGCTGCGCACGCTCGAGAAGCAGCTGAAGGCGCTGCGCCGGCAATGCGGCGGCGCCGATTCGGCCCAGCCCTGCGGGATCATCCAGGAGCTCGACGCGGTCGCGCTCGAGGCCGAGGGCTTCGGCCAGCACGCGGGGCATGTGCACGGCGCGCTGCACGCGCCCGCGCGGCGCTAG
- a CDS encoding DUF4303 domain-containing protein, which yields MHDPARVDFALLTAEIREGARRAFEAIRAAEPERTFRLFALGSDESAMTIVHAASDLALGEPGEMEDESEIWSSGEWSHDEGGEFFDIAYRMILACHREDLPCSVEFDVLHDGLFEACIAAMAQLDGEGFFGTGAAREQVVLLCQVEGGEDMEGSVARLNTARVVDRLRRWIELCE from the coding sequence ATCCACGACCCCGCCCGCGTCGACTTCGCGCTGCTCACGGCCGAGATCCGCGAGGGCGCCCGCCGCGCCTTCGAGGCCATCCGCGCGGCCGAGCCCGAGCGGACCTTCCGGCTTTTCGCGCTGGGCAGCGACGAGAGCGCGATGACCATCGTCCATGCCGCCAGCGACCTCGCCCTGGGCGAACCGGGCGAGATGGAGGACGAGAGCGAGATCTGGAGTTCCGGCGAGTGGTCGCACGACGAGGGCGGCGAGTTCTTCGACATCGCCTACCGCATGATCCTGGCCTGCCACCGCGAGGACCTGCCCTGCAGCGTGGAGTTCGACGTGCTGCACGACGGCCTCTTCGAGGCCTGCATCGCCGCGATGGCACAGCTCGATGGCGAGGGATTCTTCGGCACCGGCGCCGCACGCGAACAGGTGGTGCTGCTGTGCCAGGTCGAGGGCGGCGAGGACATGGAAGGCTCGGTCGCCCGCCTCAACACCGCGCGCGTGGTGGACCGGCTTCGGCGCTGGATCGAACTCTGCGAATGA
- the cysE gene encoding serine O-acetyltransferase: MFSRLRADIRCILERDPAARSAWEVLTVYPGLHAVVLHRWAHACWNHGFKWPARFIAHMARWLTGIEIHPAAKIGREVFFDHAMGVVIGETAEVGDGCTIYQGVTLGGTSLYKGTKRHPTLGRNVVVSAGAKVLGGFVVGDGAKIGSNAVVIKPVPAGATAVGIPARIIPSKAGESADVAVPQKFSAYGITQDDDPLSQAMRGLIDNASSQEHQIALLWQAIEKLSAHPGTRDCVPGDAARDECFEAEKLTQLVGK; this comes from the coding sequence ATGTTCTCTCGCCTGCGCGCCGACATCCGGTGCATCCTCGAACGCGACCCGGCCGCGCGCAGCGCCTGGGAGGTGCTCACGGTCTATCCGGGCCTTCATGCCGTGGTGCTGCATCGCTGGGCGCATGCGTGTTGGAACCATGGCTTCAAGTGGCCCGCGCGCTTCATCGCGCACATGGCGCGCTGGCTCACCGGCATCGAGATCCATCCGGCTGCCAAGATCGGCCGCGAGGTGTTCTTCGACCACGCCATGGGCGTGGTGATCGGCGAGACCGCCGAGGTCGGCGACGGCTGCACCATCTACCAGGGCGTGACCCTGGGCGGCACCTCGCTCTACAAGGGCACCAAGCGCCATCCGACCTTGGGCCGCAACGTGGTGGTGAGCGCCGGCGCCAAGGTGCTGGGCGGCTTCGTGGTGGGCGACGGCGCCAAGATCGGCAGCAACGCGGTGGTCATCAAGCCGGTGCCCGCGGGCGCGACCGCGGTCGGCATCCCGGCGCGCATCATCCCGTCGAAGGCCGGCGAGAGCGCCGACGTGGCCGTGCCGCAGAAATTCAGCGCCTACGGCATCACGCAGGACGACGATCCGCTGAGCCAGGCGATGCGCGGCCTGATCGACAACGCCTCGAGCCAGGAGCACCAGATCGCGCTGCTGTGGCAGGCGATCGAGAAGCTCTCGGCCCATCCCGGCACCCGGGATTGCGTGCCCGGCGACGCGGCGCGCGACGAGTGCTTCGAGGCGGAGAAGCTCACGCAACTGGTGGGGAAGTGA
- a CDS encoding RNA methyltransferase: MRTRFILIQTSHAGNVGAAARAMKTMGFGELVLVAPRWANVLRREETIQRASGALDVLANARIVETLDEALDGVTHLCATAMVPRDFGPPTRTPREHLVPLAAQGEAHVAFLFGSERFGMRNEDVYRCHVALSIPTDPNFGSLNLGAAIQVIAYEWRLALGGFEVRDAVAPPPAADAQAVAGMLEHWERSLVEVGFLDPEAPKKLMPRLQQLFNRAQPTAEEIHILRGIAKAMSEAAAGKIRR; the protein is encoded by the coding sequence ATGCGCACCCGTTTCATCCTGATCCAGACCAGCCACGCCGGCAACGTGGGCGCCGCCGCCCGCGCCATGAAGACCATGGGTTTCGGCGAACTCGTGCTGGTGGCGCCGCGCTGGGCCAACGTGCTGCGGCGCGAGGAAACCATCCAGCGCGCGAGCGGCGCGCTCGACGTGCTGGCCAACGCGCGCATCGTGGAAACGCTCGACGAGGCCCTCGACGGCGTGACCCACCTGTGCGCCACCGCGATGGTGCCGCGCGACTTCGGCCCGCCCACGCGCACCCCGCGCGAACACCTCGTGCCGCTGGCCGCGCAGGGCGAGGCGCACGTGGCCTTCCTGTTCGGCTCCGAGCGCTTCGGCATGCGCAACGAGGACGTCTACCGCTGCCACGTCGCCCTGAGCATTCCGACCGACCCGAACTTCGGCTCGCTCAACCTCGGCGCCGCGATCCAGGTGATCGCCTACGAATGGCGGCTCGCGCTCGGCGGCTTCGAGGTGCGCGACGCGGTCGCGCCGCCGCCGGCGGCCGATGCCCAGGCGGTGGCCGGCATGCTCGAGCACTGGGAGCGTTCGCTGGTGGAGGTGGGCTTCCTCGATCCCGAGGCGCCCAAGAAGCTGATGCCGCGGCTGCAGCAGCTGTTCAACCGCGCCCAGCCCACGGCCGAGGAGATCCACATCCTGCGCGGCATCGCCAAGGCGATGAGCGAGGCCGCGGCCGGCAAGATCCGGCGCTGA
- a CDS encoding inositol monophosphatase → MSSPNLHPMLNVAVKAARAAGAIINRAALDVEAVRISQKHVNDFVTEIDHASEQAIIETLLTAYPGHGILAEESGSEHGAKDSDYVWIIDPLDGTTNFIHGFPFYCVSIALSVRGKIEQAVVYDPTRNDLFTATKGRGAYVNDRRIRVSKRTRLSESLVATGFPFRTGDNFKQYLAIMADLMPRMAGLRRPGAAALDLAYVAAGFTDAFFETGLNPWDVAAGSLLVTEAGGLIGNFTGEPDFIDQRECLAGAPRIYGQLVPLLAKYSKFASVDEKLRASDRVRAVAAASKPQTEGSADIYARSTVTEMGPAEDDQNAEAPAAAPAKRKLTRIRRDAPAATGPFEGDASAK, encoded by the coding sequence ATGTCGTCCCCCAACCTGCATCCCATGCTCAACGTGGCCGTGAAGGCCGCTCGCGCCGCCGGCGCCATCATCAACCGCGCCGCGCTCGACGTCGAGGCCGTGCGCATCTCCCAGAAGCATGTGAACGATTTCGTCACCGAGATCGACCACGCGAGCGAGCAGGCCATCATCGAAACGCTTCTCACGGCGTATCCGGGGCACGGCATCCTGGCCGAGGAATCGGGCTCCGAGCACGGCGCCAAGGATTCCGACTACGTCTGGATCATCGATCCGCTCGACGGCACCACCAACTTCATCCACGGCTTCCCGTTCTACTGCGTGTCGATCGCGCTGTCGGTGCGCGGCAAGATCGAGCAGGCGGTCGTCTACGACCCCACGCGCAACGACCTGTTCACCGCCACCAAGGGCCGCGGCGCCTACGTCAACGACCGCCGCATCCGCGTGTCCAAGCGCACCCGGCTGTCCGAATCGCTGGTCGCCACCGGCTTCCCGTTCCGCACCGGCGACAACTTCAAGCAGTACCTGGCCATCATGGCCGACCTGATGCCGCGCATGGCCGGCCTGCGCCGCCCCGGCGCCGCCGCGCTCGACCTCGCCTACGTGGCGGCCGGCTTCACCGATGCCTTCTTCGAGACCGGCCTCAACCCCTGGGACGTGGCGGCCGGCTCGCTGCTGGTGACCGAGGCCGGCGGCCTGATCGGCAACTTCACGGGCGAGCCCGACTTCATCGACCAGCGCGAATGCCTGGCCGGCGCGCCGCGCATCTACGGCCAGCTGGTGCCGCTCTTGGCCAAGTACTCGAAGTTCGCGAGCGTCGACGAGAAGCTGCGCGCCAGCGACCGCGTGCGCGCGGTGGCCGCGGCGAGCAAGCCGCAGACCGAGGGCTCGGCCGACATCTACGCGCGCAGCACCGTGACCGAGATGGGCCCGGCCGAGGACGACCAGAACGCGGAGGCACCCGCCGCCGCCCCGGCCAAGCGCAAGCTCACCCGCATCCGCCGCGACGCCCCCGCCGCCACCGGCCCGTTCGAGGGCGACGCTTCCGCCAAGTGA
- a CDS encoding FUSC family protein, with translation MAGARAIGGETQASVLQQRLRAALRIALSHYVASGLTVALGLLFISGGVHFWLGTVAASSAAVGVIVTAPPDLPGPRRGKFWQMLPAPLIGLPLFFAVQLLHAAPIRLGLLLVPATFFAFLAMAWGKRGIPIAIAVMFSMIFSMATPTPHGMAEAIERTWHFGLGAGLYVLWSVLANLILNTRFRVQSVADVLYSLAALMRTEASQFTPRDETGDVRETPAPMLGRLLREQAALADQLQATRDIVLESPRTPRRQRLAAMLVIVLEMRDQLLASELDLDALKTHPAHADALVEMRRVLEELAEDMIALADALLMGRHPHLVADRRLRLAAIHVDGEDQASGHPHPMLPGPNAAMLARGLASRIGHINDEVLRLSAMARGDAEPNLAVVRANWQMFVSPTDWSWRPFFTLWRWDAPPLRHAIRAALAIAAGYAVAVSMPWGSHDYWILLTIVVVLRGSLSQTLERRNHRVAGTLLGCVLAVGLLSAHLSALGLLAVLTVAQAIAHSFAVRRYLITAVAATVLGLLQAHMLNTGAAPLFALFERIADTLIGAALAWAFCYVLPSWERSQIPALVARVLTAQARHARLALGLGQLQTVDSSPELEWRLARREAFDSLSALVQATQRSLSEPRAVQPPVEPLEHLQAHSYQLLAQLSAVKSMLVLRRDRLTPGEVEGPLARTTQRIEAAIGAVPTSGPTQPESTASTAVGGPIPLPDPFDNDISPWLLRRLDLATALSTQLRDDAARILQALNEQEASGLASA, from the coding sequence ATGGCAGGGGCCCGCGCCATCGGCGGCGAGACCCAGGCCTCGGTGCTGCAGCAGCGCCTGCGCGCCGCGCTGCGCATCGCGCTGAGCCACTACGTCGCCAGCGGCCTCACGGTCGCGCTCGGCCTGCTGTTCATCTCGGGCGGCGTGCATTTCTGGCTCGGCACCGTCGCGGCCTCCTCGGCCGCGGTCGGCGTGATCGTCACCGCGCCGCCCGACCTGCCGGGCCCGCGCCGCGGCAAGTTCTGGCAGATGCTGCCGGCGCCGCTGATCGGGCTGCCGCTGTTCTTCGCCGTGCAGCTGCTGCATGCCGCGCCGATCCGGCTCGGCCTGCTGCTGGTGCCGGCCACCTTCTTCGCCTTCCTGGCCATGGCCTGGGGCAAGCGCGGCATTCCGATCGCGATCGCGGTGATGTTCTCGATGATCTTCTCGATGGCCACGCCCACGCCGCACGGCATGGCCGAGGCCATCGAGCGCACCTGGCACTTCGGCCTCGGCGCCGGGCTGTACGTGCTGTGGTCGGTGCTCGCCAACCTGATCCTCAACACGCGCTTTCGCGTGCAGTCGGTGGCCGACGTGCTGTATTCGCTGGCCGCGCTGATGCGCACCGAGGCCAGCCAGTTCACGCCCAGGGACGAAACCGGCGACGTGCGCGAGACCCCCGCGCCGATGCTGGGCCGCCTGCTGCGCGAACAGGCCGCGCTGGCCGACCAGCTGCAGGCCACGCGCGACATCGTGCTCGAGTCGCCGCGCACGCCGCGCCGCCAGCGGCTGGCCGCGATGCTGGTGATCGTGCTCGAGATGCGCGACCAGCTGCTCGCGAGCGAACTCGACCTCGACGCGCTCAAGACCCATCCCGCCCATGCCGACGCGCTGGTCGAGATGCGCCGCGTGCTCGAGGAACTGGCCGAGGACATGATCGCGCTGGCCGACGCGCTGCTCATGGGCCGCCATCCGCACCTGGTGGCCGACCGCCGGCTGCGCCTCGCGGCGATCCACGTCGATGGAGAGGACCAGGCCTCGGGCCATCCGCATCCGATGCTGCCCGGCCCCAACGCCGCCATGCTCGCGCGCGGCCTCGCGAGCCGCATCGGCCACATCAACGACGAGGTGCTGCGCCTTTCGGCCATGGCGCGCGGCGACGCCGAGCCCAACCTCGCCGTGGTGCGCGCCAACTGGCAGATGTTCGTGAGCCCCACCGACTGGTCGTGGCGCCCCTTCTTCACCTTGTGGCGCTGGGACGCACCGCCGCTGCGCCACGCGATCCGCGCCGCGCTCGCGATCGCGGCCGGCTACGCGGTCGCGGTGTCGATGCCCTGGGGCTCGCACGACTACTGGATCCTGCTGACCATCGTGGTGGTGCTGCGCGGCAGCCTCTCGCAGACGCTGGAGCGGCGCAACCACCGCGTGGCCGGCACGTTGCTGGGCTGCGTGCTCGCGGTCGGCCTGCTGTCGGCGCATCTCTCGGCGCTCGGGCTGCTCGCGGTGCTGACCGTGGCGCAGGCCATCGCCCACAGCTTCGCGGTGCGGCGCTACCTGATCACCGCGGTGGCCGCCACCGTGCTGGGCCTGCTGCAGGCCCACATGCTCAACACCGGCGCGGCGCCGCTGTTCGCGCTGTTCGAGCGCATCGCCGACACGCTGATCGGCGCCGCGCTCGCCTGGGCCTTCTGCTACGTGCTGCCCTCGTGGGAACGCAGCCAGATCCCGGCGCTGGTGGCGCGCGTGCTGACCGCGCAGGCGCGCCATGCGCGGCTCGCGCTCGGCCTGGGCCAATTGCAGACCGTCGACAGCAGCCCCGAGCTCGAATGGCGGCTGGCGCGCCGCGAGGCCTTCGACAGCCTCTCGGCGCTGGTGCAGGCCACGCAGCGTTCGCTGTCCGAACCGCGCGCGGTGCAGCCGCCGGTCGAGCCGCTCGAGCACCTGCAGGCCCACAGCTACCAGCTGCTGGCGCAGCTCAGCGCGGTCAAGTCGATGCTGGTGCTGCGGCGCGACCGTCTCACGCCCGGCGAGGTCGAGGGCCCGCTCGCGCGCACCACGCAGCGCATCGAGGCCGCGATCGGCGCGGTGCCCACCTCGGGCCCCACGCAGCCCGAGAGCACGGCCTCCACCGCCGTCGGCGGCCCGATCCCGCTGCCCGATCCCTTCGACAACGACATCAGCCCCTGGCTGCTGCGCCGGCTCGACCTGGCGACCGCGCTGTCGACCCAATTGCGAGACGATGCGGCCCGAATTCTTCAAGCATTGAACGAACAGGAAGCTTCGGGACTCGCATCGGCATGA
- a CDS encoding mechanosensitive ion channel family protein has product MMQSILSHPWFGTWLAAVIAVPVALVVHRIGGMVLKRITRPAPAIHAMVVACHAPARAVLPLIALQMVWQATPEDLRYIENVRHLNGLLLIAATTWLALKAIGGFADGVLAQHPSDIADNLQARRVLTQTRVLARTAMTVVVIAGGAMMLMTFPGARQVGASLLASAGVIGIVAGLAAKPVFSNLIAGLQLALAQPIRIDDVLVVEGEWGRVEEITGTFVVLKIWDERRLILPLTYFIEKPFQNWTRHSSQILGSVFVYADYGMPLAPLRAEVERIVKASPEWDGRFFNLRVTDATERTMQIRVLCTAATSGLAFDLRCNVREGLIDFMQREYPQHLPKVRVGNDHPAEREPGPFQPQAVA; this is encoded by the coding sequence CTGATGCAATCCATCCTCTCCCATCCCTGGTTCGGCACCTGGCTGGCCGCCGTCATCGCCGTTCCCGTCGCCCTCGTCGTCCACCGCATCGGCGGCATGGTGCTCAAGCGCATCACGCGCCCCGCGCCCGCCATCCATGCCATGGTGGTCGCCTGCCATGCCCCGGCGCGCGCGGTGCTGCCGCTGATCGCGCTGCAGATGGTGTGGCAGGCCACGCCCGAGGACCTGCGCTACATCGAGAACGTGCGCCACCTCAATGGCCTGCTGCTGATCGCGGCCACCACCTGGCTCGCGCTCAAGGCGATCGGCGGCTTCGCCGACGGCGTGCTCGCGCAGCATCCGTCCGACATTGCCGACAACCTGCAGGCGCGCCGCGTGCTCACGCAGACCCGCGTGCTCGCGCGCACCGCCATGACCGTGGTGGTGATCGCCGGCGGCGCGATGATGCTCATGACCTTCCCCGGCGCGCGCCAGGTCGGCGCCAGCCTGCTGGCCTCGGCCGGCGTGATCGGCATCGTGGCCGGCCTCGCGGCCAAGCCGGTGTTCAGCAACCTCATCGCCGGCCTGCAGCTCGCGCTCGCGCAGCCGATCCGCATCGACGACGTGCTCGTGGTCGAGGGCGAATGGGGCCGCGTCGAGGAGATCACCGGCACCTTCGTCGTGCTGAAGATCTGGGACGAGCGCCGGCTGATCCTGCCGCTCACCTACTTCATCGAGAAGCCGTTCCAGAACTGGACCCGCCATTCCTCGCAGATCCTCGGCTCGGTGTTCGTCTATGCCGACTACGGCATGCCGCTGGCGCCGCTGCGCGCCGAGGTCGAGCGCATCGTGAAGGCCTCGCCCGAATGGGACGGCCGCTTCTTCAACCTGCGCGTGACCGACGCCACCGAGCGCACCATGCAGATCCGCGTGCTGTGCACCGCCGCCACCTCGGGCCTGGCCTTCGACCTGCGCTGCAACGTGCGCGAGGGGCTGATCGACTTCATGCAGCGCGAGTACCCGCAGCACCTGCCGAAGGTGCGCGTGGGCAACGACCACCCGGCCGAGCGCGAGCCCGGGCCGTTCCAGCCGCAGGCCGTGGCCTGA
- a CDS encoding YbaN family protein: protein MKPDPEPRGPLVRALFYAFAVLCLVLGLIGVVVPGMPTTVFILLAAWAAARSSPRLHAWLLGHRIFGPLLHNWAHGRTVSRRAKWSATVTMALCAVIVSYTAHRAWTAVLAIGCMAVVLAWLWSRPLPPP, encoded by the coding sequence TTGAAGCCCGACCCCGAACCCAGAGGCCCGCTGGTACGCGCCCTGTTCTATGCCTTCGCCGTGCTGTGCCTGGTGCTCGGCCTCATCGGCGTGGTGGTGCCGGGCATGCCGACCACCGTCTTCATCCTGCTGGCCGCCTGGGCCGCGGCGCGCAGCTCGCCGCGGCTGCATGCCTGGCTGCTCGGGCACCGCATCTTCGGGCCGCTGCTGCACAACTGGGCCCACGGCCGCACCGTGAGCCGGCGTGCCAAGTGGAGCGCCACCGTCACCATGGCGCTGTGCGCCGTGATCGTCTCGTACACCGCGCACCGGGCCTGGACCGCGGTGCTGGCCATCGGCTGCATGGCGGTGGTGCTGGCCTGGCTGTGGTCGCGGCCGCTGCCGCCGCCCTGA